In Procambarus clarkii isolate CNS0578487 chromosome 6, FALCON_Pclarkii_2.0, whole genome shotgun sequence, one DNA window encodes the following:
- the LOC123754038 gene encoding uncharacterized protein, translating to MGVMAPTQQHDVPAVVEDGLMWNTYRQPGASGINQEVTLFEDDNCHQVMMNVRDFMSSGVKVDVVDGNELLVEGSRCVEKRGQDGSSEEEEEQDQNSSSTEGRQEEYSFRRRISFPGLARIDTMTSTMSTDGILVVTLPKKKKCERRDLQEVTMPELDLEEVTMPELDLEEVTMPEFDLEEVTMPELDLQVDSFLQGSR from the exons ATGGGCGTGATGGCCCCGACACAGCAGCACGACGTGCCGGCCGTGGTGGAGGACGGGCTCATGTGGAACACATACAGGCAGCCGGGCGCCTCGGGCATCAACCAGGAAGTTACTCTCTTCGAAGATGACAATTGTCACCAG GTAATGATGAACGTTCGTGACTTCATGAGCAGTGGAGTGAAAGTGGACGTGGTTGACGGAAATGAATTGTTGGTGGAAGGCAGCCGATGTGTAGAAAAGCGAGGACAGGACGGCagcagtgaggaggaggaggagcaggatcaAAACAGCAGCAGTACGGAGGGGCGACAGGAAGAGTACAGCTTCCGACGACGAATCTCTTTCCCGGGTCTCGCTAGGATAGACACCATGACGTCCACCATGTCCACTGACGGCATCCTCGTGGTTACTTTGCCCAAGAAAAAG AAGTGTGAGAGGCGAGACCTCCAGGAGGTCACCATGCCAGAGCTCGACCTCGAGGAGGTCACCATGCCAGAGCTCGACCTTGAGGAGGTCACCATGCCGGAGTTCGACCTCGAAGAGGTCACCATGCCAGAGCTCGACCTCCAG GTGGATAGCTTCCTTCAAGGCAGCAGGTGA